AACACAAGACTGAACACAATGAAGATGGAGTCACACACTCGCTGGTACTTGGCATAGTTGGCCATTTTGGCAGCCTGagggaaagaaaaacacatttacatgaaGCATTGTCAAGTTTGGCAGACATGAATGATGACTGCCTTTATCAATGACTAGCATAGTATTACACAGGGTTTAGACGATTTACTATTGTGGAGATTTTTAATGATCCTGATACAACCTTTGATTAATcacgctttagtcctggtttactcctcaTTTATATCCCATTGCTAACCAAGAGTTGTTATTTTATCATGATAGAGTTGTTACCTTTTCATGATAAAGTCAAGCAACAATTATGAATTTTCAAACACTGCAATTATTTAAGTAATATTATATCATTTGCAAACATATCCAGTCTTTTTATCGAAACAAAAATTGCTCACCCTGTACTTTAGACGTCTACAAAACATGCTGAAATGCATagtattcttgtattagttttgcAGTTAATATTTAAATCTTCTCAAATGCTAATGCTCCTGGTGGATGTACATATAGTTATTTTTAAgtaactttactcttacttcagtacaatTTTTGTCTACGCTAcccatataaaataaataaaataactcacAATTAGTTTTTTACTCCCGAAATTGTGCAGCCTTtctagaatatatatattttactttgatACTATTACCAAAACCATACAAAGTCATACTATTGCCATTTTAACAGCACCCGACAGTGTACAGTTCACAAGTGCTATGTCATGGTTTGCACTTGTAAACCATATAAGTGAACTGGAGCCCAGAGGAAGTGACTGGGCGTGTGCAGTCACTGAGGATGAGCTCATGAGAAAACAGGGCTTTGGGGGATCACGTTTCTCTGACCTCCAGCAGGAAGTCGGAGGCGTCGTGCACGGCCATCACCAGGCTGCCCACGCGCACCATATTGTTGGCGTAGGAGAAGCTGATCAGGCCCACTGTCGCCAAGTGGTGGATGAACATTACCAGGAAGTCCTATGGgaagacaaaaaacaagaaGGATGGTATTAAAGACTGCGTTTTTCAGTCTCTTGTGAGTTCTCCTTTTTTCCCCTTGTaagcagtcatatttgttttaatatggaCAGACCAATgcgtgttcctgattggctaatccacgtGTCAATCACAGTAGACTCGTAGAATTTTTCATTCCCTGCATAGTCTGAGCAAGGTCACCTCCAGTTCATTATTGACATTTGTCTGTGGTTACGTCATCATCCAACTATTACAGTTTGTCCTTCTTAAACATTATCAGTTTCTTTGGTCACTGGTTTAACTGAGGCACTCTGCTGCACTTCATTTAATCTCGGCTTGTCTCCAGGCTGTCCTTCTTAGCTCTTATTTAAATCTCCTTGTGAAAAGCATGGTCAGACTTGAATGTCTGATACTAACGTGTGTAAGCGTTGAGTATACTCATGTCACTGGGTCACccattgctcctgacaggtttcctTGAGGCTCTGCTTGTGGGTTAAATACTTCAACCTGTGAGGAAAAATGTACCTAAATCTAACTGTCATGTTAGCTAAGTGCTTCACTAAGTAGTTCTATTGTAACTGcatttgagggaaaaaaacaatattgccTGTGTTTAAGTTTAATCTTCAAACCACTGGGCTAGTCTCTGTAGAGTAAAAGTATAATAAAGGGAAATGTTGCTTtgccatttccatggagacaagcaggtgatgtccaccaggccaagttacagatcagatctgtgaagaggtaaCCCCACACACAGTAACAAATCATGTATTCAATGTATCtttgtgcaataaaacatctgttgATGAATCaataaatgccatactttggaacattcaagcaggtggtggactcctCAGCAGAAATATTTCATACCTTTTAATAACTTCAAACCACTGGTTCTATGTGGACTAACAGTATAAACAATGCATAAATGTTACTTAAAATTTATAAGGAACTTAAAAACTGAAGTGAATGTTGTCTGACTCAACTATAGACTGTGACAGAGAAAACATGACAAAGGGAGGAACAAAAGGAGGTGGGTGATGTGGGCAAAAGATTAACATTGTGCAGACATAAGGCGGACATAAGGTGGGACATGTGGAGCTGACAAGAGAGAGGGTCACAGAAGAACAAAGAACTCAACAAGCTGCTGCTGCATTAGAACAGTGCTGTGACAAGCCTTTCATTCATAAATTACCACGGTTTAATACAGCTTTAGGTTCTTTTAATTTCTTTTaagctgttgttttttcttttctttgttttctgtttgtgaaatCTTTGAAGAAGAAGCGGCTGCGTGCCATGTGACCCTGATGGCAAAAAGTACTTTGTAATTGCCAggcaaatccagaatatctctctgtattatttatagagggatatcagtctggtccccactccctttgttgcatctcaagccagaaccaaacatgttcATGctatcagatttgtttattccagtgaagcatgtgaaacgaaggagctcattggtcacccatgaTTATGAAAATGATATTTCTCTCTCGTGAACAGACTTTGCTCATTGACTCCAGAAATCAGCCATTTTTTTCAGCCACATAATTTTTCCCTTTAATTTTTCCCTTATAAGcaaccatatttgttttggtatGGATGGACTGTGCAATGCAATGCTTACTCATGTCAGAGGGAATTTATTTTCagataaaaaatgtatacataaaCAAATCTTGGCAATGAAAACTGCCACCATATGTAGTGCcacataaacataaaagtgCGTGGTCTGAGGCAGCTTGTCCCACTGTGAGGAATTTGTGTAATTCTAATAGAGTTAGGCCTGCTCCTAATCACATGACAGGAGCGCTCTCAAGCTCCACACACAAAACTTCCACTGAGCAGCACCGCACCAGACACACCCCCGAGACAAAAAACAGCTACATGACTGTCATACAACTGTGGCTACAAATTTCACCACAGAATTCCCACGACTATATAATTAGTCTAGAAAAGTTTACAGGAAGTTATAACATGTCTtggaattttatttaaaaaggaatCGTTTAAGTAAATTAACtcaattatataattatatcagTACATAAGAGTATAATACACTGAAAtcactttaactgctatttatCTTATTATCTTTACTTATTGCCTGTGGACTGATTTTGGCTTAGAAGCTTAAGCCAGACACACATTCAGTCTTAACAATATCATTTATTAAAATTTGGGACTGTTATGAAGTACATGGGTTTCTTCTACATGGGTttcttgtttatatattttaaagttcCTGCACCTGACTTCTTTCTTGCAATTCAGGAAAAAGCCTTTTACCCCATATAGTAGTATaactgtgaaataaaataaatgagtaatgACTAATATTGAATGAGAACTACAAGGAACTGACTGATAGGGCCAGACATTTACATCCAATGAGAGATGCTGTTGAGAATCATGTGGAAACAATTTATTGTGACCATCCCAGGCAGTTGTTGACCAGTTGTGGGGTTAAAATATGACCCCTTGAGTAGAACGTGAATATGCaaatgttggttaatctgtctgtctgttattgaccactGATCGTTccactgtttgattttctaactttctgccCAGCGAGGCGACCACTGttgaaaatataaattaaataatttcaTAATTCATAAATAATTAGATCACGTACACAGGAACCACTGTCTCCAAAGAGTTCTCCCAGTGAAACcatctttaaatgtgttaataaaaCCTAATAGCATCTAATTTTAACTAGGGGATTATGTAAGTATCATTAAGTCATGTTtcgcattttgcacagctgagaCAACCTGCTTATCGGGATTCTTTTTTTCATCTCCATACCTGAACAATTACTGTAGGAACGTCTTTAAACTTTATATATACCTTTCTATATAAACTTTATATGCTGTATACCTAAAGATAATACCAACCATAATTATCTTAATGTAACAAGGACTTTACAGCAcgttttttgtctcatttatgAAGAAGAAGGGACTGAAACATATActtaagtcatattttttatcaataaCTTCAGGTAGCAAGTAGTAATACGAGTTATTTAGAAATTATCAACTAAGATCTGGACCTTGATTTCAAATAGATAGTGGAGATACTTTCAACAGGTGCTTTGATTCAATGTTATTTACATCTGTTATTCACATAACCTGACCTGTGAGTATGGAAAAATTCAGTTTATAAAATTATTATAGGAAGCCATTGGTAACTCCATGGAACTATATGGTATTTTACAAAAGATTGACCACAGAAATGAGAAAAAGTTCAATTATACCTgtgaaatacaaaatgtaaaagtaatttTATCTCAGTTGTGACTTTTCTCACCTACAGACTTACTCACTCAAAGTTTTGATTTGTCTTCCCACTgtaagagtactgctacacTACCACACAACACATCATTAAAGAAGGAATAAAAGTATAGTGTGTGAAAACTGAAGTTGTAAATTGatggtaaatgtaaatgtatatagAATCTTACCTTTCTTTTAATGTCGATGAACTGCGAGAACATGAGTGACCAGTAGAACGCCAACTGTGTTACATAGAAGTAGTACATCCTAGAGGTCAGCGGCTAGAAACCACAACAAAGAATACattaattatgcatttttataccaATGGTGAGTAATAACAATGcaagtatttttgtttatttaaatatattatggcCCATAGGCTTTACGTGGATAGGACTTTTTAGTGGGGGTAGGATTGGGTAGGGTTGCACAGTTATTAGCAAACAAATTAGAGTAGCAATATGAGCTTTCACATTCATCAAAATGCAAAGGGTGCAGTGATTTACATAATAATCAGTTGACTGCAAACTACTGCTAAAAACATACCTTGCTAAACCTGTAGTTTAACATCTACAACATGCATGTGATAGTTAAGCAGCTCATAGTTCAGTCTGTGGATGTGTTCCCTGATCATTGGCTTattgttatgtttatttttcagtatttcaattgattcatgcatcttcctgaagatgagagacaggcctctactttgacaatgtttaaatccaagcgtaaaaaagttctgtttagctgtgcatatgactgaaagggtttttattctacactcttgattgatgattatttatgctttgatttgttgtattgtgattttaatgtgtttcttattctgtaaagcactttgaattactttgtgtacaaattgttctatacaaataaacttgccttgcctaatccTGTATTGTGCTGCATTCGGGGCATGGGTGCTCAGAAAACCCGCCCAgtgagttaaaaaaataaaatgtaatcagATTCCAGGtggttaaaaaatgtcacattccaCAGAAAATTttccacaataaaaacacataaaaaatgaaatatgccGCTTGCTACACTGAAATGTAACTATGAATGGGGCCAGTCAGTTGCAGTTATGAACAAGAACTCAACCAGTTTCTATTAGCAAGCCGTTTTTGATCAATATTGTGGGATACAATGCATAAAATGTAAGTATCATCCCAAAATTGCGCAGGTCTCGTTGGCATGAAAGTCGCAATACAAAAACTACTACATTCTGTGCTATTTCCCTTCCTACCTCTGTATGTTGTAATGTCCCTTTCTGCAGTACAcataacagtacagtacatgaaATAATTAAGCTTGCGTGACCCAGCTTATGTACACAAAGATCTATTTCTTGTCAAAATTACTATCATGTGCATTCACTTTCCCATGCTGTTGCTCTCTATGGGAACACTACAAGTTACAAGGTCTCcaaaaactatatttttctcttttaaagaCACCATAGTGGgtttttgttgaatattttgtgtcatattttttgGAAGAAGCGACTGATAATATATATAGTTTACATGTAGCAGGCCCCTTCGGTGACAGAAAGCCAAGCAAACTAAGCTCTATCCAAACACTGAATTCCTCAACagtaaatacatggaaaaaacataCTGTCCACTCATCTACTGGGCCGGCAGCAGTTTGTTCACACTACAGAgatctttaaatattacattttgtagaagaaatgaaaataaataaagcatagtTTAATTGTAAGGGTTGTGCAAGAGTAAACTTACCTGATAGGGGTAACCGTACCAGCAATGCCTTGTGTCCCACATCCAAGGAGACTATCAACAAAAGTAGATTGAATAGTAAATTAAtgtgcatgattttttttcttctaagaAAGccattacatatattttaatgtcttgGGATGGTTTGCACAGTATTTATATGTACgttattttacaatttcacaATTACTTAGACATTTATGACCATTTTTGTCTAGCTCCTAATCTGGTCAAATTATGGACCGCTAGAAGAATAGAGACAGCGACTGTGTAATAACACCTACAATAAATTGACAAATCTAAACCATCTATCAATGCATTTTGGTTGTACATAATACCCTGATacttaaatgtacagtatgatttttttcaggAGGAATCCTAACCCATATCAAGTACAggattccatgaaaatagaaagttaaaatcatacttcagaacattctccggGAAGATAGATagagacacatgtttttctgtgcaattAACACAGCGCAAAAACATTCTTTAATTTTACTCTATTTTCAGACTAAaaacatattgtggctttaagaaaaatacttgcaaaagaaaaatgagaaTATAAAAATGACCTCACCTGCCATAGAAACTGCATTCCATATATAAATATacctaaataaaatgtaaacctCCAcctagaaaacaaaaataaaacatgaatgaacaACCACTAAGCATTTGTAGCATTTGTTGTAACGtgagaatatttattttgagtatttagaCTGGAATAGAAATTATTGGCTCTATGAACAACAGTAGCCGGCTAGTTCCAATCAGAGCGACACTATGAGAGAGATTTCTGCTCTAATGTATTAATCCCTATGAGGTTTTGCCAAGTCATGCCAAAATAAATTAATCgtgacagatcaggcagtggacagtgaGCTGCGGGgaaatgtcactgacaacaaacTTCACACAAAAAAGAATAGGAGTGGAAATGGCTGTCCCTCCCACTGGATTAACTTGACTTAAAGTAAGAAAATGTATCTGCCAATTGGGTGCATGCAATTTTGTcactttaacacaaaaacaaatctgaaatcCTGAATAGCCAAGCAAGAAATATGCAGAAAAACAGCAAGATATATATTTATGGCGGTGAACTAAGGCAGTAAACAGGAGCCGCTGCTGTCCCTCAGTCTCCTGTCTATGTAGTCCTGCTGGGGGTCAGAGTTCAGGGGTCAAACGTACATGCTCTCACAGAACTTAGTGTGCGTGCTGGGCTTGTCTTGGTTCCTGCGGTGTCTGAACCAGCGCTGCACTTTCCGCACGTCCCAGTCCAGCTGCTTCGACAGGCCATCAAGGCGCCGCGTGTCGGGGTTCTGCAATCAAAGTAAAAGAAATCCTTACCCACTACAACTCcatactaaactaaactaagctCAACATTCCAGTGCACTGTCCTTCTAATAAATTAATTGAGATAAATAAGTAAACtaaagaatgaatgaaagaaaaagctcaaaatgattaCTCAAGACTGGAAGTGAGGCAATAAAGTGACAAAAGATTTTACAACAGTGAACTTCTGCCTTCTCAGAAACAGACCtccattggatttatatagcgcctttcaaAAAACCCAACCCAGTGTCTTGTTAGAAATCATATTACTACATCACCAGGCACTTAACTTTATCTACCAATTCCCATCACGGCCGGGCTGACAAATTTTACAAGGTCTTCAGTTCCAAACCCAGATGGCGTGGCGAGTAGGTTACACATTCTCCCCTTGTCATGGTATCTAACAAGAGTACCCACTTATCCAAATGCTGTTCAAATCCCTTAATTACCTCACTAACCTAAAGAggctttcagagcttttaaccatgttatagttgtttccccttctcatttatcttcttggagttgtttttggactgattcgtgcatgtttgagtaaactataatgacttattttcaagacaccatattgccgatcagtccctgttttcactgccaccagcaTAAGGcaactgctctgtacttacttcattttcaaattttattttcttaatcggtgatacatgtaggatttggcagccttgtgtagtcattttggtacaaatggagaaaaaaaaacactactcgCTTTTgggatctgcagctatccatcagaggtgcagATTTGactctgcagttttctaacgcagaagtcagtggacttgttctttttattaagttgttttagatgaacattgtatttaaaatgtcagtttggtCAGGACCAGCACAGTGTACAGTCTTGGGTTAGTTGACACAGATAGTGATAATAAAATAGTATTGTTGCAGCACACCTTTGTGATGGATGTAAACACTTTTTCAAGCACAGCATTGGGTTGGGCTCTCCGTCCTACGCCCGCCTGGATGTGAAGACTCCGGGCACAAGCACTGGCAATGAACCTGGAATACAGAGAAAAACAGGTCAGCACAAGGCATAtaatgggtgtgtgtgtgcaggtgtgtgtgacagcaatgaaacaaaatatgccTCAAAATAATTTCTGTATGTAATGATATAATGTATGGAAAAAGTCATTCAGCTGAGAGACCAGGACATAGAAAAAGATGCAAATAGTTTGTTGAGCTCTGATGGGGGACGTGTGAAGCAATTTAAATTACTGATGGGCGTAgcatagtttttttgtttttgtttttaccaaGTAATGTTATGGCATATATCAACATATTGATCCAATGCTAATATCAATGAGTCCGGTGCACAGCTTCTGCAACTAAAACTCAGTATGGAACATAAATCTCAAGATAGTTAACGTAACTCTGAGTGAGCAGGCTTGGGTCTGAGTTGGGTCCATATATGCAGGGAGTGATTTGGGTCCATGTCAAGTTTTGCACAGTAGGTGTGTGGGCTATTTTATATAATCTAACAAATAAGAGCCCAAAACATCTCCAAATAAAGAACTACAGCAAACGTCAAGCATAACCAAATGTAAGAGCTCATAGGTTTATTTCCCCCCAAATACTGAAGATAGTTGCTAATCTTTAAGCTGACTGCATACtgaacaaatatttaataacTTCACCTAAATAAAGCCCAGAAAGCCATGACCCTAAATCGTGTTATTTTGCTAAATCCTTTTACACCACTTTGTTGACATTTTACACACAGAGCTGTGAAATGAAGTCTGGGTCAAAATATCAGTCTTAAGGAGGTATGCCAACTATGTCCTGGACCGAGGAGACGTGAGAGGGGCAAGCAGGCTTCATCACGACTCACCAGTGGAGCAGATGTAGTACCAATTAGCTACAAGGACATAATATTATCTGATCTATAACAGAAATAATACCACAAATTTACCATGGAACATCTGCAATGCTCAAGATGTGTTTCGACAAAACCAAATAATTAATTATGGAGGCTATGAATGGTTTTACTGTTAACTAGGAATACtatatgaatgtaaaaacaatataacTTCACTCAGGGCTGGTGatatgaaaaaagtaaatataaataataaataatactcatcatcatcataatcatttTTGCCTGCAAACTGATCTaccaaaatattttatatggCTTTTCCTAgaaacataatttatttaaacagttaaGTCGTACTGAGATTTGGAATATTTTTCAGGGAAGTCCTGGCCTCCTACATCCACACAAACATACCCAGACATGGTGAGAACATACAATCTTCACCAAGAAAGGGCCTCACAGCAACAGtaaggaccttcttgctgtgaggtgagagcgTGAATCTCTACACAATTGTGCTGcccaaattttactttttaaacataaattgtaaATCTAATAACAAGCACAACACTTGTTAGTCCTGCTCTCCAAATGCAATCATattaggtcctatattacttgtaatgttacctcctcaaaaacataccaggagttgtgttttacttcATTCCAAAGCCCAAATAcgcttgttccaccttgtgatgtcacaaagcagtattttaaattccatagctgaaatcattcaaaagaccctagtgaaagtgtatggatttaaaacaaacacagttcatcacaaacaggtatgtttctgatgaggaaacaacataacagatcagaaaagaacataatatgggccctttaaagattcattcatgttttcagTGTGAACAAACCAGCTGTATTGAAGCGTGAAAGCTCCTCTCCTGCTGAAATGTCTTTTGTGCCAGCCGTGCACATACAGGCTTTCTTATGATGGGAACGGGACACTCAAAACCAAACAACCATTGCCTTTCATCAGTTTAAGACAgagatgggaaaaaaacaacaacaaaaaaaacacatttgtttgaCAATTAACCATGTGTTAAGTCTTTTTCTTTAACCACTTGCTGTACTTGTCCTCCctgtttgtattaatccacaAATCTGCTCCACCTCTTCTACTGTTATCATAAGTATATTTAAAGCAGTATCAAACAGTGTTTTTTCACAGCTGGTTTACATTacaatcaattttattttattttttatttcacaccacaatttggtttagtctttcagTTCACACGCCAGATTACATTAGGTGCACTTGAAATGACCTTAATACAGAATAGGTTTTGTGCAAAATtaactgacaaaataaaaaataaacaaagaaaaaataaatatatctatagcttattctgcataaaaagtgTAAATCTGCAGTTTAGACATTCACAAATTCTGAGAGACACACACTTGGACTTTCCgtgagaagaaacataaatgacaaagtatcaaaactatgaatgaacacacatGGAATGTgaacaaaaaatacactcaaCATAACTCAGCCTCTtgtagattaaaataaaaaaaaaaaccagccaccctttgctttgatcattGCTTAGAACTTTCATTTTCTGATCCCGACGTGACACAGCTGttaagtgaaaaccatttcaggagacttcatcatgaagctcaaaGAGAGAAAGCCAAAGGTTTGCAGCTCTGTCGACAAACCAAAGGGCGGaatttttatataaattattttttttaaaagaaaagaagttatttcacttttttcctttGCTATATACTTCCATATAATTTggatcatatatttgatgtcttccatatgtatctaaaatgtatataGGTAtacagtgataaaaaaaaaagaaaaacacacataagagggtgtgtccaaaccttcgACTGCTAGTGTACATGTGATGCTTCTATTCATTTGTCAGTTCCTATCTCTggctttttgtcaattctcctgggtgcatttaaaatgtgaactctgaacagaatcccattattaaagCAGAAAGCACAAATGCTTGTGAGTAAAATCTCAGTTAGGCATTTTCCCCAATTGGTTCAACCTTAGCTTCATGTGACACACTGCTGTTAATTTTACAATTTAAGTGCACTTTGAGCTAAAACACTTTTACAAGAGAGCAGTGCGCAGAGATGAGAGTCTGACAATACGGATGTCACAGTTCATTACTACAACAAGTTAACGTTTCATGTGGCAATAACTGGCATTTAAGAGCTGCCCATTAAACTCAATCCAAGGCAAGAAGAGTTTTGAGCAACAGTCTTTGTATCACTTCCTTCTTCAGATTTATGGAGACAGGGCGAAGGCGGTTCAGTCAGTCAAGGGAGAGATACCACATTTGCAGCAAAAAGAGCAGTGTAAGATCCCACAcctaggtcgttttcacacacgttagtggctctgtggagtGACCCCCTAACTACAGTTAGTTCTGCTTGCTTTACTTTTATGTCAATCTTGTTCACATATACtgtgcatcattcaccccaagcACGCACCATGAGTCATCAGCTGATCGCCAAACCTATCTCCATAACAACGCGCTTCAATCGGATAAAGTCATGTGAATACGCATGCATATCCTTGCTTCTCCTATGCGTGGTGATCCttttttcacctgtggctaaatgcagtgtgaccagtgtgtgctgggggagaaggagaaaaagcttttggaaggacacacagacagacccaggctcacctgtgcagacagaggcaggaggacaCTGTCACTGACTTTAAGTTGATCTAAATCGCCTAGTCAGACGAGTGTGTCATAAAGCAGCTCCAGcgcccattcatacaaatatacgtgatttgagcagtt
The sequence above is drawn from the Periophthalmus magnuspinnatus isolate fPerMag1 chromosome 5, fPerMag1.2.pri, whole genome shotgun sequence genome and encodes:
- the cers5 gene encoding ceramide synthase 5; translated protein: MAALSAWFWSERFWLPHNVTWADLSEQAPGVEYPKPAHLFTALPLALGLFGVRILFERFIASACARSLHIQAGVGRRAQPNAVLEKVFTSITKNPDTRRLDGLSKQLDWDVRKVQRWFRHRRNQDKPSTHTKFCESMWRFTFYLGIFIYGMQFLWQSPWMWDTRHCWYGYPYQPLTSRMYYFYVTQLAFYWSLMFSQFIDIKRKDFLVMFIHHLATVGLISFSYANNMVRVGSLVMAVHDASDFLLEAAKMANYAKYQRVCDSIFIVFSLVFFVTRLIIYPIWVLNSTMFESWDIVGPFPSWWVFNSLLLVLQVLHIIWCYLIARIAVKAIAHGKVSNDVRSDIESSSEEEADSNGTNGHCNAINSTITSARDTRES